The region AAGGCGGAAAGATCGTCATCAAGGGTAATGCTAAGAGCCGTCTTGGCGGCCAGATGGTGGAAGGCGAGATCTACGTCTTCGGCAACATCGACGTCATGATGCCCGGGTTTGCATACCGTGAGGATGTCGATCTCGAGGTGGACGGTACCAAAGGGCGGTTTGCCCTCTACGAGGGCGATCTTGGAGAACGCCACCGCAAGAAGAAAGGCCAGATGATCTACGGTAAATTGTACCAGTTGGTCAAGGCCTAATCATCTTTTTTCACTGCGCGCAGGGCGCAATATCGTCATCCGATGGCCGGGCAGGGTTATCGGAAGGAAGTAACACAAAGGAGTACTCTTTTTAATACTTCATAATACTGCAGATAAAGTATGATAAATATGCTATACTGTGCAATTGGCCGTTAATCTGCAGATATTTAATATTACATCTCAAATATATATTTGATAATAGACATAAATAGCAATGCTTATATTATCAGAGAAAGTTACTATCATTTTGTCCCACGAGGACGTGCAGTAGTTACGTACAGCTACATCCAGCGATACTTTTAGTGTTCAGTTCACAGTTCCAGATTGTATGCACATAGAGGGTAATGGAGGAAAAATTATGGCAAAATACAAGGAAACGATTGACCTGTACGATGATGCAGGCAAGCTGTTGAAGAGCGGTGTGCCGCTTGAGAAGATCAGCCCGCTGGTCAACCCGGCGACGAGGAAACTCATCGACCTGACCAAGAGGACAATCGCAGTCAACCTGGGCGGTGTTCAGGAGTCCCTGAAGACCGGAAAGGTAGCGAAGGGCTATGTCCTCGGGCGCGAGATGAACCTCGACATCGTCGGCAACAAGGACGCCGTCATCGGGAAGATCAAGGATATGGTCCAGGTCGAGGAAGGCGACGACACCAAGATCCGCGAGTTCAGCGGCGGCAAACTGGTCCTCATCGAAGTGCCCAGCGCCCGCCTGGCGGCCGCATCCACTTACGATGCCGCGATCACCTCGGTCGCAGCCGCAACCACCTACGCGATCGTCGAGCAGTTCGATATCGGGCCGTTCGACGCAGCGATGGTCAAGGCGGCAATCTGGGGATCCTACCCGCACACGATGGACCTCTCCGGATCGAACGTCGCCTCCATTCTGTCAATCCCCCAGAACAACGAAGGTCTCGGCTACGCGCTCCGGAACGTCCCGGTCAACCACAGTGTCATGATGACCGGCAAGAACGCTATGCAGGGCGCCGCGCTCTCGTCCACCTTCGAACAGGCAGGAATGTTTGAGATGGGTAACGCCATCGGACCGTTTGAGCGTGCCCAGCTGCTTACCTACGCTTACCAGGGCCTGAACGCGAACAACCTGGTCTACGACCTCGTCAAGAAGAACGGCGCAACCGGAACCGTCGGTACGGTCGTCCAGAGCCTGGTCGAGCGTGCCATCGAGGACAAGGTCATCGCTCCAGGGAAGAAGGGCGGGTACTTCCAGTTCTACGACACGAAGGACCCCATGCTCTGGAACGCCTACGCCGCTGCGGGAACCATGGCGGCCACCATGGTCAACTGCGGTGCCGGACGGTTCGCCCAGGCAGTCTCCTCGACGCTCCTGTACTTCAACGACCTGCTTGAGCACGAGACCGGCCTCCCAGGCTGTGACTACGGCCGTGTCATGGGTACCGCCGTCGGGTTCTCGTTCTTCAGCCACTCGATCTACGGTGGCGGCGGCCCCGGTGTCTTCAACGGCAACCACGTCGTGACCAGGCACGCAGCAGGCGTGGCCATTCCGTGTGTGGTCGCCGCAATGTCGCTCGACGCCGGAACCCAGATGTTCTCGCCCGAGAGCACCTCGAAGATCTATGCCGACACCTACGGTAAGATCGACGTGTTCAACAAGCCGATCCAGCAGATCGCACAGGGTGTGTAAATAACACAAGGATACTGATGACTGACGCCATATACCCACAGGTCCGAATCGTTTCTGCGCGATTCCTCAAGCCCGACACCGTGGAACAACTCCTGAACAGACTCGTTCAGGTCGGCGGGATACGCCGGATGTCCATCAACGGACCGAGCATCCCCGCCACCGTTCCCTACGGCCCGGCACGGGGCAGCCCAAACCCCCATCCGGACCGTAAGATCATCCGTGTCGGGAACCAGGACGTCCAACTCCGGGTACAGGTCGGAACGATCATCCTGGAACTGGAGGACGAGTCGTACATTCCGGCTATCGGGGAGGCAGTCGACGAAGTCTTCGCTGATAAGGACTTCTCCTGCACCGTCCAGCAGGGGCGGTACATGAAAACCCAGCCGACATTGTCCGACTACGCCAAGTACGGACCTGACGCCGACAGAGAGATTCTCGGGCTTGTCGATCCGAGACGGAAAGACGGCCCCGTTATTATTCAGGGAACCAAGTAACATGCCTATCGGAAGAGTAACTCAGGTTGTCGATTGCCGCGAGAGCATGGGGATGGGAAAAGGAGGCGGTCTTGCCCAGCGCGGGACCATCTCCGAAGCCAAGTCCCCCGATGTGATCGTGATCGGAATGTCCCCCGGCCGCAGACACGTGACGAAACCGGTCTGCGACATCACCTCCGGCCTCCGGAGAGAAGGGGCGGAGTTCTCCGTGACCACGCTCGTCCTCAATGCAGGGAGCGGAGTTCCGGCGGATTCCCCGGTCGCGGGCCACGTCCTCGGAGCCTACTTCGGGCTGACGGAGAAGGAGATCGCTCAGATTGAGCAGCACAAGGTCGCCATCCTGCACCATGGGAATGTCCGCTCCCATGTGGTGCAGAAGGTCCGGTTTATCCTTGAGCACGCGAACATCAAGGCGATCGTCGTCTCCCAGGTCCCGATTGACTTCGAAGACCTCGCAAAAGAGGGGGTCAGGACAGCAGTGGTTATGCCGCCGCCCGATGCGGTCAGGACGAAAGGCATAGTGATGGATATCGTCAGCGGCGTGACACGGGGTCAGACTCCAGGCAGGGAAAAATTGGCTGAAGTCGTTCGTGCCGTAATGAAAGTGCTAAAAAGCCCAACATGAAGGTGAAATGAAACATGGCATACAAGCCCCAGTACGGACCGGGTACATCAAAGGTCGCCGAGAACCGGCGCAAACAGATGAACCCCAACCAGAAGCTTGAAAAGATGCGTGATGTGACGGACGAGGATATTGTGATGATCCTCGGCCACCGGGCGCCGGGAGCCGCCTATCCGACTGCCCACCCGCCGCTCGCCGAGCAGCAGGAACCCGACTGTCCCATCAGGAAGATTGTAACCCCGACCGAGGGTGCCAAGGCCGGCGACCGTGTCCGTTACATCCAGTTTGCAGACTCGATGTTCTTCGCCCCCTCGCAGCCCTACCAGCGGACCTACACCGAGATGTACCGCTTCCGCGGCATCGACCCCGGAACGCTTTCCGGCCGTCAGATCGTCGAGTGCCGTGAGCGTGACCTCGAGAAGTACGCAAAGGAACTCGTCAACACCGAGCTCCTCGACCCGGCCCGCACCGGCATCCGCGGTGCGACCGTGCACGGCCACTCGCTCCGTCTTGCCGAGAACGGCATGATGTTCGACATGCTCCAGAGGAGCGTCCTCGGCGAGGACGGCGTCGTCCGCTACGTCAAGAACCAGATCGGCGAGCCCCTCGACCGTGCGGTTGCCGTCGGCAAGCCGCTGGATGAGAAGTGGCTCAAGGCCCACACGACGATCTTCCACTCACTCGGCGGCACCCCGTACCGTGACGACCAGGAGTACATCGAGTACGTCCAGCGCATCCACACGCTACGGACGAAATACGGATTCCTTCCCAAGGAGTGATTGAGAAATGGCAAAGATTGAAAGATCCCAGAAGATGTTCCTGAAGGCCCTCAAAGAGAAATTCCAGGGACAGGATGTCCAGTCCGATACGGCCGAGTACTACAAGTTCAACGGTATCCGCCAGTCTCCCCGTAAGATGGAGTTCATGAAGGCGAGCCGCGCCATCGAGATGGACCGCGGCATCTCCATGTACGACCCCGAGCGCGCTCACCTCGGCGGTATCCCGATGGGCCAGCGCCAGCTGATGACCTACGAGGTCTCCGGCACCGGCGTCTTCGTCGAGGGCGACGACCTCCACTTCGTCAACAACGCTGCCATGCAGCAGATGTGGGACGACATCAGGAGGACGGTCATCGTCAACATGGACCTCGCCCACCAGACCCTGCAGAAGCGGCTCGGGAAGGAAGTCACTCCTGAGACAATCAACGAGTATCTCCACATCTTAAACCACGCCATGCCCGGCGCGGCCGTCGTTCAGGAGCACATGGTCGAGACTCACCCCGGCCTCGTCGACGACTGTTACGTCAAGGTCTTCACCGGCGACCAGGAACTTGCCGACGACCTCGAGCCCCAGTTCGTCATCGACGTCGAGAAACTCTTCCCCGCGAAGCAGGCCGAGGCGCTCTCCGCAGCAGTAGGAAAGTCCCTCTGGCAGGCGATCCACATCCCGACCGCGGTCTCGCGGACGTGCGACGGTGGAACGACCTCCCGGTGGTCTGCGATGCAGATCGGTATGTCCTTCATCGCCGCCTACCGGATGTGCGCCGGTGAAGCAGCCGTCGCCGACCTCTCCTTCGCCGCAAAGCACGCAGGCGTCATCCAGATGGCCTCCCACCTGCCCGCCCGGCGTGCCCGTGGCCCGAACGAGCCCGGCGGCCTTGCATTCGGTCTCTTCTCCGATATCGTCCAGGCGAACCGGAAGTATCCGAACGACCCCGCCAGGGCATCCCTCGAGGTCGTCGGCGCCGGAACCATGCTCTACGACCAGATCTGGCTCGGCTCCTACATGTCCGGCGGTGTCGGATTCACCCAGTACGCGACCGCGGCTTACACCGACAACATCCTCGATGAGTTCACCTACTACGGCATGGACTACATCAAGGACAAGTACAAGGTCGACTGGAAGAACCCGAGCGCGAACGACAAGGTCAAGCCGACCTACGACGTCGTCAACGACATGGCGACCGAGGTCACCCTCAACGCCATGGAGCAGTACGAGCAGTTCCCGACCATGATGGAGGACCACTTCGGCGGGTCCCAGCGTGCCGGCGTCATCGCCGCCGCATCCGGTCTCACGACCTCCATCGCAACCGGAAACTCGAACGCCGGCTTAAACGGCTGGTACCTCTCCATGCTCCTGCACAAAGACGGATGGTCCAGACTCGGATTCTTCGGCTACGACCTCCAGGACCAGTGCGGGTCCGCAAACTCGCTCTCCATCCGTGGAGACGAGGGTGCGATCGGCGAGGTCCGCGGCCCGAACTACCCGAACTACGCGATGAACGTCGGTCACCAGGGCGAGTACGCCGCGATCGTCGGCGGTGCCCACTATGGCCGCGGCGACGCGTGGTGCTTCGACCCGCGTGTGAAGATCTGCTTCGCCGACCCGGCCCTGAAGTTCGACTTCTCGGAGCCCCGCCGCGAGTTCGCGAAGGGCGCAATCCGCGAGTTCATGCCTGCCGGCGAGCGTTCGCTCATCATTCCGGCCCGGTAAACTCAACACAACTTTTTTTTCCCTAGCGTAACCCAGAATGACTAATAAGGGTATTCCGGGCGATTTTTTACAATTCGTTGCGATATTGGTGCAACTTTTCGAAACCTTTAATTAAGTCATAAACAACTGTTAAATGAACCAAAAAGGTTTTGAACTCACGCTCTGGTGCCATGCGCACCGAGGGAGGATGCTGAATGGAAGAGATTATATTTGGCATCGGAATTACCGCATTGGCAGGTGCTCTTGCAACCGTCGCCGGCGCTGCGGAGGATACTGAGTCTGACATCGGGTCGCAGGGAGACCCGAACTCGCAGGTTCAGCTCGCTCCGCAGATGGGGTATATTCACCGCATCTTCAACAAAGCAGTTGCCGGTGAACCTCCAGCGTACGGCCTCTGGGTTGCATTGGGTGCAGGCCTTGCCTGGGCATTCATGACGATGCACATAAACCCGATTCTTGCAATCGTGCTTGGGAGCGCTCTCGCGGTCTTCGTGCAGGGCGTCTATGCGACAACCGCATATCTCGGCCGTACTGCAAGTCTCGCCAAGTTTGGACAGCCGGTCTACATCGATATCTTGAAGTCGATGACGACCGTGACTATGGCACACGCATTTGTAGCGATCTTCACCACCGTCGCGATGTGTCACCTGATCATCAGCGCGCTCGGCCACCCCTTCCCGCTCCCGCTTCTCGGCCTCGTGTGGGGTATCGCACTCGGTGCGGCCGGGTCTGCAACCGGTAACCCGTTCTACGGTAAGGAGCGGCAGTACCAGGAGCAGAAGTTCGGAGCAGGCGTTCCGATCTCCGCATCCGGCAACATCGTCCGCTACGCCGAAGCCGGCCAGCGGAACTCGCTCGACAACGGTTTCTTCAGCGCCAAACTCGGCGGCCCCGCGTCGGGCATCTGTTTTGGTCTGATCGTCTTCTTCGAACTCTGGCGTACCGTCGTCTTCGAGCCGATCGCCGCCGGATGGGGAGCGGTCATCGTCGGCATCATTGTGATCCTGGTCTTTGCCATCATCGACCGTTACATCGAGGTCTGGGCAAGGAAGAACTTCGGCCCCTACGTGGCTCCTGAGGAGGCATCATCATGAGTGCACTTGGCGGACCTAAACAGACTGCAGGCGTCCAGCCCCCGACAGGGATGGGCCTCGTAATCAGCATTGTTCTTATCATCGTCGCGCTTGCGCTCGCCTACTACCTCATACAGATGGCCGGGCTGCTCGCCCTCGTCGGCATCATCATCGGCGGCGTCCTGATCGGGTTCGGCGTTCACTTCGTCCCGGTCGGCGGTGCGCCCGCTGCAATGGGACAATCGCCCGGTATCGCGACCGGTGTCGCGATGCTCGCTGCCGGTGCAGGCCTTGCAGGCCTCTTCGGTGGCGCATGGGCTGCCCCGCTCGGATTCCCCCTTGCTCTCGCAGGCGGTGCGGTCGGCGGCGGGCTTCTGATGGCGATCACCTGTACGATGGTCAACGTCATCTACATCTTCGGCATGGGTATTCCGGCTGCGTCCGGTAAGGTCGCAAAGGACCCGATCACGGGCGACACCTTCCCCGAGTACAAGAGCCAGGGTACCGAGGGGCACGGCCTCCCGTTCATCTCCTGGGTCGGCGGTGTTATCGGCGGCGCGCTCGGTGGTCTCGGCGGAACGCTCATCTACCTTGAACTCCTCGACGTCTACCAGGCACAGATGCCCACAATCCTGAACGCAACGGTCGAGCAGATCGCACCCGTAGCCATCTCGCTTGCCGGTATCTTCGCGGTCGGCATGTTCCTGATGAACGCCGTTCTTGCCGCGTACAACATCACCGGTACGATCGAGGGGCCGCACGACCCCAAGTTCAAGCGGTTCCCGCGGGCGGTCATCGCATCCGCTGCGGCATCCGCTGTGGCAGGTATCTTTGCAATCGGCCTGCTCGAACTGGTGGGGGTGTTCTAGATGACAGTAAAAGTTGAAGTAGGAGCAGGCGGCATCCCGCACAACCAGATCCTGATCTACGGTCTCGTGGGATCGCTCGTCCTCATCTACCTGACATACCTGAACACGTACGTACAGGCCCCATACTTCGCATTCTTCGGCGGGCTTGCCGCCGTGGTCGCACTCCTCTGGGGTACCGACACGATCAAGCACCTCTGCAGTTACGGTCTTGGTACCGGCGTTCCGTCGGCGGGTATGATCGCACTCGGTTCCGGTGTCGTCGCTGCGCTCTTCGGAGCTACGACCGGCCCCTTCGCGCCCATCGTGACGATCATCGTCGCCGCAATCATCGGTGCGGTCGCAGGGCTGCTGGCTAACAACGTGGTTCGGATGGACATCCCGGTCATGGTCGTCTCGCTGACGGAACTTGCAATCGTCGGTGCGATGACGGTGCTCGGCCTCGCCGCCATGGTCGGAGGAACGTTCAATTTCCTTGACCTGATCACCGGCACGACCGTCTTCCTCGGGTTCGCCGTCCAGAGTTACGAATTATCCGTCATCGGCGGCAGCGTCATCGCCGTGATCTTCATGCTCGGTGCGATCGCCATCCAGCACTCCTTCAACGCCTGTCTCGGGCCCGGGGAGAAGCAGGACCGGACGCTCATGCTCGCCGCAGAGTGCGGGTTCCTCTCCATGATCCCCGTTGCGGTCATCTCGTTCGCGTTCATCGCATTCATCCCCGCTCTCATATCGCTGCTGGTCTCGGTCATCGGGTGGTACTACACCTACGCTGAGTACATCAAGCTCTCGAAGCGTGATGCCTACGCTTGGCTCGATGCGCAGCCGATCCTTGAGCCCAAGGGAGGTGCCTAAATGGCATACGTTCAGGTACTGCCCGAGTACGGGCTCGTCGTCGACCCGATGGTCGGTATTGTCACCACCGCCGGCGTCTCGTACACCCCCGTGCTCGAACAGGTAGCGGAACTTGAGAAGATCACCGACGATCTGGTCGGCATGCTCTCCGGAGAGGGCAACTTCCTGGCATCGTTCCCGAACAGGGAAGGGGTCCTCAAGATCGCCGGAGGAGTGACCGCATTCTGGTACGGCATGGCAGTCGGTCTTCTGGTTGCCGGTGTCGTCGTATTAGGACTGCTGTGAGGTGAAGGACATGGTTGATAAGAAATCACCGGCCAGCGGATGGCCGATTGTTCAGGGCGACTTCCACACGGGAGATGCACAGAGCTGCGTCGCTGTCGTCACCATGGGATCCCACCTCGACGAACAGGGCATCTGTGATGCCGGAGCGGCAATCGCCGGGTCCTGCAAGACCGAGAATCTGGGTATCGAGAAGATCATCGCAAACGTCATCTCCAACCCCAACATCAGGTTCATCCTCTGCTGCGGGACGGAAGTGAAGGGGCACCTCTCCGGTCAGAGCTTCATGGCGCTGCATTCCGGCGGCGTCTCCGGCGGTAAGATCGTCGGGGCTCAGGGAGCAATCCCATTCATCGAGAACCTCTCCGACGAGGCGATCAAGCGCTTCCAAGACCAGGTCGAGATGGTCAACATCATGGAAAGCGAGGACATGGGCACCATCAAGGCCAAGATCAACGAACTCAAGGCCAAAGACCCAGGTGCGTTCCCCGCAGAACCCATGGTCGTCGAGGTTAAGGAGGCAGGCGGTGCCGGCGCCGAAGAGGTAACCGGCGAAGTACAGCCGCTCTCCGGAGAACTGGCACTGATACACGCACGGATGAAGGTCATCGAGCGGATGGTCACCGACATCGGCTACCGCAACAAGTTTGCCGCCGGTGTCTACTCGGGTAAGATCGAGGGCCTCATGATCGGCCTGATCGTCTCGTTCGTGATTCTGGGATTCATCTTGCTGGGGTGATATAAATGGCAGAAGAAGGTACACAAGCAGCAGGCCCCATCCGGATGACGGCAATCAACGGAATGATGGACTCCATCCGGTACAAGGCACAGATCCTTGCCCGCACGAACAAGCTCGAATCAGGTATCATGGGCTCGGGGATCCTCGGATTTGCCATCGGGATCATCGTCGTCATGCTCCTGATCGTGGTTCCGACATTGATGCTGGGGGCGATCTAACATGGTTGATAAGAAATCACCGGCCAGTGGATGGCCGATCGTTCAGGGCGACTTCCACACCGGAGACGCGCAGAGTTGCGTCGGCGTCGTCACCATGGGATCCCACCTCGACGAACAGGGCATCTGCGATGCCGGAGCGGCAATCGCCGGGTCCTGTAAGACCGAGAACCTCGGGCTTGAGAAGATCATCGCAAACGTCATCTCCAACCCCAACATCAGGTTCATCCTCTGCTGCGGGACGGAAGTGAAAGGGCACCTCTCCGGTCAGAGCTTCATGGCGCTGCATTCCGGCGGCGTCTCCGGCGGTAAGATCGTCGGGGCTCAGGGAGCAATCCCATTCATCGAGAACCTCTCCGACGAGGCGATCAAGCGCTTCCAAGACCAGGTCGAGATGGTCAACATCATGGAAAGCGAGGACATGGGCACCATCAAGGCCAAGATCAACGAACTCAAGGCCAAAGACCCAGGTGCGTTCCCCGCAGAACCCATGGTCGTCGAGGTCAAGGAAGCGGGCGGTGCGGCGGAGGTTGCCGTCGCAGGCGCGAACCCGCAGTTCCTTGAGATCGAGGAGCGGCTCAACGCTATCGAGGAGAGGATCGAGTTCGTCGATGCAGAGATGGCCCAGCGCGTCGGAAGAAAGGTCGGGCGCGATATCGGCATCCTGTATGGACTGGTTGCAGGTTTGATTGTATTCATGATGTTGTTGGTATTACTGCCCAAGTTGATTGGGTTCCTGTAAGGAGGATTGACGAATATGTTCAAGTTCGAAAAAGAGCAGACGGTACACGACTTCAACGGTACCAAGATCGGCGGGCAGCCTGGAGAATACCCGACCGTGCTCGGTGCATCCATCTTCTACAACAAGCACGAAGTTGTTCTGGATGACCACACCGGAAAGATCGACAAGATAAAAGCAGAAGGACTCTGGAACCGC is a window of Methanoculleus sp. 7T DNA encoding:
- the mcrB gene encoding coenzyme-B sulfoethylthiotransferase subunit beta, with product MAKYKETIDLYDDAGKLLKSGVPLEKISPLVNPATRKLIDLTKRTIAVNLGGVQESLKTGKVAKGYVLGREMNLDIVGNKDAVIGKIKDMVQVEEGDDTKIREFSGGKLVLIEVPSARLAAASTYDAAITSVAAATTYAIVEQFDIGPFDAAMVKAAIWGSYPHTMDLSGSNVASILSIPQNNEGLGYALRNVPVNHSVMMTGKNAMQGAALSSTFEQAGMFEMGNAIGPFERAQLLTYAYQGLNANNLVYDLVKKNGATGTVGTVVQSLVERAIEDKVIAPGKKGGYFQFYDTKDPMLWNAYAAAGTMAATMVNCGAGRFAQAVSSTLLYFNDLLEHETGLPGCDYGRVMGTAVGFSFFSHSIYGGGGPGVFNGNHVVTRHAAGVAIPCVVAAMSLDAGTQMFSPESTSKIYADTYGKIDVFNKPIQQIAQGV
- the mcrD gene encoding methyl-coenzyme M reductase operon protein D, whose translation is MTDAIYPQVRIVSARFLKPDTVEQLLNRLVQVGGIRRMSINGPSIPATVPYGPARGSPNPHPDRKIIRVGNQDVQLRVQVGTIILELEDESYIPAIGEAVDEVFADKDFSCTVQQGRYMKTQPTLSDYAKYGPDADREILGLVDPRRKDGPVIIQGTK
- the mcrC gene encoding methyl-coenzyme M reductase I operon protein C — its product is MPIGRVTQVVDCRESMGMGKGGGLAQRGTISEAKSPDVIVIGMSPGRRHVTKPVCDITSGLRREGAEFSVTTLVLNAGSGVPADSPVAGHVLGAYFGLTEKEIAQIEQHKVAILHHGNVRSHVVQKVRFILEHANIKAIVVSQVPIDFEDLAKEGVRTAVVMPPPDAVRTKGIVMDIVSGVTRGQTPGREKLAEVVRAVMKVLKSPT
- the mcrG gene encoding coenzyme-B sulfoethylthiotransferase subunit gamma codes for the protein MAYKPQYGPGTSKVAENRRKQMNPNQKLEKMRDVTDEDIVMILGHRAPGAAYPTAHPPLAEQQEPDCPIRKIVTPTEGAKAGDRVRYIQFADSMFFAPSQPYQRTYTEMYRFRGIDPGTLSGRQIVECRERDLEKYAKELVNTELLDPARTGIRGATVHGHSLRLAENGMMFDMLQRSVLGEDGVVRYVKNQIGEPLDRAVAVGKPLDEKWLKAHTTIFHSLGGTPYRDDQEYIEYVQRIHTLRTKYGFLPKE
- the mcrA gene encoding coenzyme-B sulfoethylthiotransferase subunit alpha, which codes for MAKIERSQKMFLKALKEKFQGQDVQSDTAEYYKFNGIRQSPRKMEFMKASRAIEMDRGISMYDPERAHLGGIPMGQRQLMTYEVSGTGVFVEGDDLHFVNNAAMQQMWDDIRRTVIVNMDLAHQTLQKRLGKEVTPETINEYLHILNHAMPGAAVVQEHMVETHPGLVDDCYVKVFTGDQELADDLEPQFVIDVEKLFPAKQAEALSAAVGKSLWQAIHIPTAVSRTCDGGTTSRWSAMQIGMSFIAAYRMCAGEAAVADLSFAAKHAGVIQMASHLPARRARGPNEPGGLAFGLFSDIVQANRKYPNDPARASLEVVGAGTMLYDQIWLGSYMSGGVGFTQYATAAYTDNILDEFTYYGMDYIKDKYKVDWKNPSANDKVKPTYDVVNDMATEVTLNAMEQYEQFPTMMEDHFGGSQRAGVIAAASGLTTSIATGNSNAGLNGWYLSMLLHKDGWSRLGFFGYDLQDQCGSANSLSIRGDEGAIGEVRGPNYPNYAMNVGHQGEYAAIVGGAHYGRGDAWCFDPRVKICFADPALKFDFSEPRREFAKGAIREFMPAGERSLIIPAR
- the mtrE gene encoding tetrahydromethanopterin S-methyltransferase subunit E — encoded protein: MEEIIFGIGITALAGALATVAGAAEDTESDIGSQGDPNSQVQLAPQMGYIHRIFNKAVAGEPPAYGLWVALGAGLAWAFMTMHINPILAIVLGSALAVFVQGVYATTAYLGRTASLAKFGQPVYIDILKSMTTVTMAHAFVAIFTTVAMCHLIISALGHPFPLPLLGLVWGIALGAAGSATGNPFYGKERQYQEQKFGAGVPISASGNIVRYAEAGQRNSLDNGFFSAKLGGPASGICFGLIVFFELWRTVVFEPIAAGWGAVIVGIIVILVFAIIDRYIEVWARKNFGPYVAPEEASS
- the mtrD gene encoding tetrahydromethanopterin S-methyltransferase subunit D, which codes for MSALGGPKQTAGVQPPTGMGLVISIVLIIVALALAYYLIQMAGLLALVGIIIGGVLIGFGVHFVPVGGAPAAMGQSPGIATGVAMLAAGAGLAGLFGGAWAAPLGFPLALAGGAVGGGLLMAITCTMVNVIYIFGMGIPAASGKVAKDPITGDTFPEYKSQGTEGHGLPFISWVGGVIGGALGGLGGTLIYLELLDVYQAQMPTILNATVEQIAPVAISLAGIFAVGMFLMNAVLAAYNITGTIEGPHDPKFKRFPRAVIASAAASAVAGIFAIGLLELVGVF
- the mtrC gene encoding tetrahydromethanopterin S-methyltransferase subunit MtrC, giving the protein MTVKVEVGAGGIPHNQILIYGLVGSLVLIYLTYLNTYVQAPYFAFFGGLAAVVALLWGTDTIKHLCSYGLGTGVPSAGMIALGSGVVAALFGATTGPFAPIVTIIVAAIIGAVAGLLANNVVRMDIPVMVVSLTELAIVGAMTVLGLAAMVGGTFNFLDLITGTTVFLGFAVQSYELSVIGGSVIAVIFMLGAIAIQHSFNACLGPGEKQDRTLMLAAECGFLSMIPVAVISFAFIAFIPALISLLVSVIGWYYTYAEYIKLSKRDAYAWLDAQPILEPKGGA
- the mtrB gene encoding tetrahydromethanopterin S-methyltransferase subunit MtrB, which codes for MAYVQVLPEYGLVVDPMVGIVTTAGVSYTPVLEQVAELEKITDDLVGMLSGEGNFLASFPNREGVLKIAGGVTAFWYGMAVGLLVAGVVVLGLL
- the mtrA gene encoding tetrahydromethanopterin S-methyltransferase subunit A; the encoded protein is MVDKKSPASGWPIVQGDFHTGDAQSCVAVVTMGSHLDEQGICDAGAAIAGSCKTENLGIEKIIANVISNPNIRFILCCGTEVKGHLSGQSFMALHSGGVSGGKIVGAQGAIPFIENLSDEAIKRFQDQVEMVNIMESEDMGTIKAKINELKAKDPGAFPAEPMVVEVKEAGGAGAEEVTGEVQPLSGELALIHARMKVIERMVTDIGYRNKFAAGVYSGKIEGLMIGLIVSFVILGFILLG
- a CDS encoding tetrahydromethanopterin S-methyltransferase subunit F, whose product is MAEEGTQAAGPIRMTAINGMMDSIRYKAQILARTNKLESGIMGSGILGFAIGIIVVMLLIVVPTLMLGAI
- the mtrA gene encoding tetrahydromethanopterin S-methyltransferase subunit A produces the protein MVDKKSPASGWPIVQGDFHTGDAQSCVGVVTMGSHLDEQGICDAGAAIAGSCKTENLGLEKIIANVISNPNIRFILCCGTEVKGHLSGQSFMALHSGGVSGGKIVGAQGAIPFIENLSDEAIKRFQDQVEMVNIMESEDMGTIKAKINELKAKDPGAFPAEPMVVEVKEAGGAAEVAVAGANPQFLEIEERLNAIEERIEFVDAEMAQRVGRKVGRDIGILYGLVAGLIVFMMLLVLLPKLIGFL